One stretch of Thermanaerosceptrum fracticalcis DNA includes these proteins:
- a CDS encoding tripartite tricarboxylate transporter permease: protein MLENLLMGFSIVLHWQPILLIIGGVVIGILVGATPGLNASAGVALLLPFTFTMDPAMGLVLLCALYSAAEYGGSITAITINTPGTPAAVATTFDGYQFTKKGQPGKALGASIVASTCGGMFSTIALIVLGVPLAELALKFGPAEYFALGIFGLTIIASLSSRNYIKGFVAACIGLIIETVGMDPFTAYPRFTFGRMELLEGFSLIPALLGLFAISEVFKLMEEVIKEKITFDYKSSLKLPTLKEYKGLAPTILRGSIIGTFIGAMPGAGATIASLISYDQAKRAAKNPDDFGKGDLRGVAAPESANNASVGGALIPLLTLGIPGSATTAILIGGLMMHNIQPGPMLFEKNPEIVFSLFASLFLANFFMLVLGLGGTKIWARVNSIPRNILIPSIMGISIVGSYSIGNSLFDVGVMIAFGILGYILHKFNFPPAPIVLSMVLGFIIESSARRAILQSGGDYLVFFKHPISAFLLMLALVSALYPIIKDIKARRKATINA, encoded by the coding sequence ATGTTAGAAAACTTACTAATGGGCTTTTCTATTGTTTTGCACTGGCAGCCAATCCTGTTAATAATTGGCGGCGTTGTCATTGGTATTTTAGTAGGTGCTACACCGGGATTGAATGCCTCAGCCGGAGTGGCCCTGCTGCTCCCCTTTACATTTACTATGGATCCTGCCATGGGTCTTGTCCTCTTGTGTGCCTTGTATTCCGCAGCTGAATATGGGGGTTCCATTACTGCCATTACTATTAATACGCCTGGTACGCCGGCTGCTGTGGCAACCACTTTTGACGGTTACCAGTTTACGAAAAAAGGACAACCTGGCAAAGCCCTGGGAGCTTCTATTGTGGCTTCCACATGTGGTGGGATGTTCAGCACCATTGCGCTAATTGTCCTGGGTGTCCCCCTTGCTGAACTTGCCTTAAAATTTGGTCCGGCGGAATATTTTGCTCTGGGTATTTTCGGCCTGACCATAATTGCCAGCCTTTCCAGCCGCAACTATATTAAGGGCTTTGTCGCCGCATGTATAGGGTTGATTATAGAAACCGTGGGTATGGACCCGTTTACTGCTTATCCTCGCTTTACGTTTGGGAGGATGGAACTATTAGAGGGTTTTAGCCTGATACCGGCCCTCCTTGGTCTATTTGCTATCTCCGAAGTGTTCAAGTTGATGGAAGAAGTTATCAAGGAAAAAATTACTTTTGATTATAAATCTTCCCTAAAATTGCCCACTTTGAAAGAATACAAGGGACTGGCGCCAACCATTTTACGTGGCTCGATCATCGGTACGTTTATTGGCGCTATGCCGGGAGCAGGGGCGACAATCGCCTCACTAATCTCCTATGACCAGGCTAAGAGAGCCGCCAAGAATCCGGATGATTTCGGTAAAGGAGATTTGAGGGGGGTAGCCGCTCCCGAATCGGCCAATAACGCTTCCGTTGGCGGTGCCTTAATCCCGCTTTTGACACTGGGGATTCCCGGTTCAGCGACTACGGCGATATTAATTGGCGGCTTGATGATGCATAACATCCAGCCTGGTCCCATGCTGTTTGAGAAAAACCCGGAGATTGTTTTTTCCCTTTTTGCCTCCTTGTTTTTGGCCAATTTCTTTATGCTTGTTCTAGGCTTAGGAGGAACAAAAATCTGGGCCAGGGTCAACTCCATTCCTCGTAATATTTTAATTCCCTCCATTATGGGTATTTCCATAGTTGGTTCGTATTCAATCGGTAACAGCCTTTTTGATGTAGGAGTGATGATCGCCTTCGGCATACTTGGTTATATCCTGCATAAATTTAATTTCCCACCTGCTCCTATAGTCTTGTCCATGGTATTAGGTTTTATTATCGAGTCCAGTGCAAGAAGGGCTATCCTGCAATCAGGAGGAGATTATCTTGTCTTCTTCAAGCATCCTATCAGCGCTTTTCTCTTGATGCTGGCACTGGTATCTGCTCTTTACCCCATAATTAAAGATATAAAAGCAAGAAGGAAAGCTACTATAAATGCTTAA
- a CDS encoding 3-isopropylmalate dehydratase large subunit, protein MGQTIIQKILAKSAGLESVVPGQIIDAQVNTAMIHDNTGPVVIEHFHKLPKRKVWDPEKIVITFDHHPTNTNMSVAENHLMIKKFAEEFNIKYTYSGGDGISHTLLAENKHILPGQVLVGTDSHTNALGALGCFATGIGATEMVGVFVRGKLWFNVPVTVKIEINGVPPFGVEVKDLALKIISLFGPQGVNYKAVEFTGESIERLSIPERLTLCAMSTEMGAKCAVVPADEITAHYLGMELTDFAPYRSDEDARYEGIVHIDLSGLCPQVAVPDLPTNATDISNLSGENIRIDQATISSCAGGNLYDLEIAAKVVKGRKVAKGVRFYVVPASKRILEEAVDKGIITTLLEAGAVIGVPGCGTCGAHYIGSLAKDEVCISSTTRNMKGRMGAGGKIYLAGSATVAASAVTGKLTDPRELLEGRI, encoded by the coding sequence TTGGGTCAGACAATTATTCAAAAGATACTGGCTAAGTCAGCAGGATTAGAAAGTGTAGTTCCTGGCCAAATAATTGATGCACAGGTTAATACTGCCATGATCCACGACAATACAGGCCCTGTCGTCATCGAACATTTTCATAAACTACCGAAACGAAAAGTGTGGGACCCTGAAAAGATTGTGATAACCTTTGACCATCATCCAACAAATACCAACATGTCTGTGGCAGAAAACCACTTGATGATTAAAAAATTTGCAGAGGAATTTAATATTAAGTACACGTATTCCGGCGGAGACGGCATAAGTCACACCCTGCTGGCAGAAAACAAACATATTTTGCCAGGCCAGGTGTTGGTAGGCACTGATTCTCATACAAATGCCCTTGGGGCCCTAGGATGTTTTGCTACCGGCATCGGTGCTACCGAAATGGTTGGTGTCTTTGTTAGAGGTAAACTGTGGTTTAATGTTCCTGTAACCGTTAAAATCGAGATCAATGGAGTTCCCCCCTTTGGTGTAGAAGTCAAAGACCTTGCCCTTAAGATTATCAGCCTTTTCGGGCCTCAGGGAGTTAATTATAAAGCTGTGGAATTTACCGGGGAGTCTATAGAAAGGCTAAGCATCCCCGAAAGATTAACTTTATGTGCCATGAGTACCGAGATGGGGGCTAAATGTGCCGTTGTACCGGCCGATGAAATAACCGCCCATTATCTTGGCATGGAACTTACAGATTTTGCCCCTTATAGAAGCGATGAAGACGCCAGGTATGAAGGCATTGTACATATTGATTTATCAGGGTTATGTCCACAGGTAGCGGTTCCTGACCTTCCGACGAATGCAACTGATATTAGTAACCTGTCAGGTGAAAACATTAGAATTGACCAGGCGACAATTTCCTCCTGTGCGGGCGGTAACCTTTATGATTTGGAGATAGCCGCCAAAGTTGTAAAGGGCAGAAAAGTGGCCAAAGGGGTTAGGTTTTATGTTGTTCCGGCTTCCAAGCGTATTTTAGAAGAGGCAGTGGACAAAGGTATCATTACTACTCTCCTTGAGGCAGGGGCGGTAATAGGTGTCCCCGGTTGTGGTACATGTGGCGCCCATTATATAGGTTCGTTGGCGAAAGATGAAGTCTGCATAAGTTCTACAACAAGAAATATGAAAGGCAGAATGGGAGCAGGCGGCAAAATCTACTTGGCAGGTTCTGCTACAGTAGCCGCATCTGCAGTCACAGGAAAGCTAACCGATCCAAGAGAGCTATTGGAGGGAAGAATATGA
- the leuD gene encoding hypothetical protein (catalyzes the isomerization between 2-isopropylmalate and 3-isopropylmalate in leucine biosynthesis), producing MTPPYLFAGKAWKFGDNVSTDEILPVRYMQQIEPAQLASHAMEGADPFFAKEVKEGDIVVAGENFGYGSSREQAPLALKYSGVRIIIAKSFARIFYRNAINIGLIPLIAPDAVNKIKPGDLLQINLSEGTITIKNRTEQSSNFQPIPEFLLRFINQGGLMPSLIEFLASE from the coding sequence ATGACACCACCATACCTTTTTGCAGGAAAAGCATGGAAATTTGGGGATAATGTTTCTACTGATGAGATTCTTCCTGTACGGTATATGCAGCAGATTGAGCCTGCTCAATTAGCGAGTCATGCTATGGAAGGTGCCGACCCCTTTTTTGCGAAAGAGGTTAAGGAAGGAGACATAGTAGTGGCAGGTGAAAATTTCGGCTACGGCTCAAGCCGGGAACAGGCTCCTTTAGCCTTAAAATACTCTGGGGTTAGAATTATAATTGCGAAATCTTTTGCTCGGATTTTTTACCGTAACGCCATAAATATTGGACTTATCCCTTTAATTGCACCTGACGCAGTTAATAAAATTAAGCCAGGTGATTTACTGCAAATCAATCTATCGGAAGGGACTATTACAATTAAAAACCGGACGGAACAAAGTTCTAATTTTCAGCCAATTCCTGAATTCTTGCTCCGTTTTATAAACCAGGGTGGATTGATGCCTTCCTTAATTGAATTTTTGGCTTCAGAATGA
- a CDS encoding DUF401 family protein: MADTIKLFITISVLVLLTRKKFNIGFSMMLAGILLTLLYVLAPYHILQIFYQSLTSPDTLELLFSLIFILILEHILTENDLIQKITGSMAVIIRDPRKNMAALAALVGTLPAPGGARFSCPMVREVNKALNMSPEDQSFINYWFRHVVEYFWPIYPAVLLTASMQKISVNILVLCLIPVGILSLVVGFKSGFKNISKPVIERKNITFQDLKLLLIHLLPFMIVGLLVFTGVKVPFALFITVAILMVLYKYNLTRALGALKAGMELNTILLVIGVMFFKQVIITTGSVERIPELSYVLGIPVWLILLIIPWFIGMVNGMASPTVVIAFSILGEMVGQGIPNLGYILLVFLSSFAGTRLSPAHLCILLTTEYFGSDYSKLFKRSLIPELVVLLFSVMWSSMIQYSIPWLKDII, encoded by the coding sequence ATGGCTGATACAATAAAATTATTTATTACCATCAGTGTGCTCGTTCTATTAACGCGAAAAAAGTTTAATATTGGTTTTTCCATGATGCTGGCTGGAATTCTACTGACATTACTCTACGTATTGGCTCCTTACCATATTCTTCAGATTTTTTACCAAAGCCTAACTTCTCCTGACACCCTGGAGCTTCTTTTTTCATTAATTTTTATATTGATCTTAGAACATATCCTAACTGAGAATGATCTGATACAGAAGATCACAGGAAGTATGGCTGTTATCATTAGGGACCCCAGAAAAAACATGGCAGCACTGGCAGCACTAGTGGGTACGCTACCAGCTCCGGGCGGGGCTCGCTTTTCCTGTCCTATGGTAAGAGAAGTTAATAAAGCACTTAATATGTCTCCTGAGGATCAGAGCTTCATTAATTACTGGTTTCGGCATGTGGTTGAATATTTCTGGCCCATCTATCCGGCAGTATTGTTAACGGCTAGCATGCAGAAAATTTCAGTGAACATCCTTGTTTTGTGTTTAATACCTGTAGGAATTTTATCCCTAGTGGTGGGGTTTAAATCAGGATTTAAAAATATCAGTAAACCAGTTATAGAACGAAAGAATATTACATTTCAGGATCTGAAACTTTTGCTTATTCATCTGCTTCCCTTTATGATTGTTGGTTTACTCGTATTTACCGGTGTCAAAGTACCGTTCGCTCTTTTCATTACCGTGGCCATCTTAATGGTGCTTTATAAATATAATTTGACGAGAGCACTTGGTGCCCTGAAGGCGGGGATGGAGCTTAACACTATTTTGCTGGTTATAGGAGTAATGTTTTTTAAACAAGTCATCATCACTACCGGATCAGTGGAAAGAATACCCGAACTCAGCTACGTGTTGGGGATTCCGGTTTGGCTCATTTTGCTAATAATCCCCTGGTTTATAGGGATGGTTAATGGTATGGCAAGTCCTACTGTTGTTATTGCTTTCTCTATCCTGGGGGAAATGGTTGGTCAGGGTATTCCCAATCTTGGCTATATCTTATTAGTTTTTTTAAGTTCTTTTGCCGGAACCAGACTATCTCCCGCTCATCTTTGCATTTTGTTGACAACAGAATACTTTGGTTCGGATTACAGCAAACTTTTTAAACGTTCCTTGATTCCGGAACTTGTGGTTCTTTTATTTTCCGTTATGTGGAGTTCAATGATTCAGTACTCCATACCATGGCTTAAAGACATTATATAG
- a CDS encoding metal-dependent hydrolase, which produces MLKLTFLGHSCFLLNSPTTSLILDPWLRDNPQCSIKPEDIEVNALLVTHGHFDHLGDAIEISKRTNAVIIAPAELANYCAQLGATTHRMHIGGSHDFGNYWIKLTPAWHGSSILNQNNYYTGMPCGFLIKMENKIIYHAGDTGLFSDMKYVLGDRYPIDIALLPIGDNVVMGPEDALTAVEWLKPKTVIPMHYNTFPLIKQNPESFKAKVETLGVDCIILQPGDELSL; this is translated from the coding sequence ATGCTAAAATTAACCTTTCTGGGGCATTCATGCTTTCTGTTAAATAGTCCAACCACCAGCCTTATCCTTGACCCTTGGCTTAGAGATAATCCACAGTGTTCAATTAAACCTGAAGACATAGAAGTAAATGCGCTACTTGTTACTCATGGTCATTTTGACCACCTGGGAGACGCTATAGAGATTTCCAAACGAACTAACGCAGTAATTATTGCCCCTGCTGAGTTAGCCAATTACTGTGCGCAATTGGGAGCCACTACTCATCGTATGCACATAGGTGGAAGTCACGATTTTGGCAACTACTGGATAAAACTGACTCCGGCCTGGCACGGTTCTTCCATTCTAAACCAAAATAATTATTACACCGGGATGCCCTGTGGTTTTCTGATTAAAATGGAAAACAAAATAATTTATCATGCCGGTGATACAGGTTTATTTAGTGATATGAAATATGTACTAGGGGATCGTTATCCAATTGATATAGCCTTACTACCTATCGGAGATAATGTGGTAATGGGTCCAGAGGATGCACTAACTGCAGTAGAATGGCTTAAACCTAAAACTGTTATTCCCATGCATTACAATACTTTTCCACTTATTAAACAGAATCCTGAATCTTTCAAAGCTAAAGTAGAAACCTTAGGTGTGGACTGTATAATACTTCAACCAGGTGATGAACTCAGTTTATAA
- a CDS encoding lyase family protein: MKHTFVLLKNAYGTEEMRKVWTEENMVQKWLDMEVAITKAKAEVGIITWEQANGIIEKSSVKYLTPQMIAEVKAGAAHLIVSFIKAFAKMCKPWGEWYHVGPTTQDILDTGLVLQLREAYTILMRQLRELEDALCDMAITHKDTVMMGRTHGQHAVPLTWGFKCAIWAGAVRDTITRFKELAPRLFQANISAAVGARNTFAYLVGPEKAEKIQDIVSRELGLYRPVMDIHQRPDRYAEFVNTIAECMMNLSQMSLEIRELQKTELQEVEEPFDSKEQYSSSTMPNKRNPEPSEWVRGLSACIRGAAQAVNEICMQHERDATRMAAEFGMIPEACLNFSAALKTCIFNMRGLRVKPENMRRNLYATKDIAMAELVLMGLYKKLGGQKVTAHTWVHDISMAAFDNGTTLREEIKKHPEASKLLTDEEIIELTNPETYVGTAPLQAVRMVEYIKQQRKLDQEALAEVAVTLE, from the coding sequence GTGAAACACACATTTGTACTTCTGAAAAATGCGTATGGAACCGAGGAAATGCGTAAGGTCTGGACAGAAGAAAACATGGTGCAAAAATGGCTGGACATGGAAGTGGCTATTACTAAAGCCAAAGCAGAAGTAGGTATCATTACCTGGGAACAAGCTAACGGAATTATTGAGAAAAGCAGCGTTAAATATCTCACACCACAAATGATTGCCGAGGTTAAGGCCGGTGCAGCCCACCTGATAGTATCCTTTATCAAAGCGTTTGCTAAGATGTGTAAACCTTGGGGTGAATGGTATCATGTCGGTCCTACTACCCAGGACATTCTTGATACAGGTTTGGTGCTTCAATTAAGAGAAGCTTACACAATCCTGATGAGGCAGTTAAGAGAATTGGAAGATGCTCTGTGCGACATGGCTATTACGCATAAAGATACTGTTATGATGGGACGTACCCACGGTCAGCATGCTGTTCCTTTAACCTGGGGATTTAAGTGTGCTATCTGGGCAGGTGCCGTAAGAGATACCATTACCAGGTTCAAGGAATTGGCTCCCCGTTTATTCCAGGCTAATATCTCCGCAGCCGTAGGGGCCAGAAATACTTTTGCCTACTTAGTTGGTCCGGAAAAAGCTGAAAAAATCCAGGATATCGTTTCCAGGGAATTAGGACTCTATCGTCCGGTTATGGATATTCACCAGAGACCCGACCGTTATGCCGAATTCGTCAATACTATCGCCGAGTGCATGATGAACCTCTCCCAGATGAGCCTGGAAATCAGGGAACTCCAGAAAACGGAACTTCAGGAAGTAGAAGAACCTTTCGATTCCAAGGAGCAATACTCCAGCAGTACGATGCCTAATAAGCGGAATCCTGAACCCAGTGAGTGGGTCCGTGGTTTAAGTGCATGTATCCGCGGTGCAGCTCAGGCTGTTAATGAAATATGCATGCAGCATGAGAGGGACGCCACAAGGATGGCAGCAGAGTTTGGTATGATTCCGGAAGCCTGCCTCAACTTCTCTGCCGCTCTCAAGACTTGCATCTTTAATATGAGAGGATTAAGAGTGAAGCCTGAAAACATGCGGAGAAACCTCTATGCAACCAAGGATATTGCTATGGCTGAATTAGTATTAATGGGACTCTATAAGAAACTTGGCGGACAAAAGGTTACTGCCCATACTTGGGTACATGATATTTCCATGGCCGCCTTTGATAATGGCACCACCTTAAGAGAAGAAATCAAGAAGCATCCTGAAGCAAGCAAGCTCTTAACTGATGAAGAAATTATCGAACTTACCAACCCTGAAACCTATGTAGGTACTGCTCCTTTACAAGCTGTAAGAATGGTTGAATACATAAAACAACAACGGAAGCTGGACCAAGAGGCCCTTGCGGAAGTAGCCGTTACACTTGAGTAA
- a CDS encoding fumarate hydratase has translation MRIIKYDDVVETVAKLCKEANYYLGNDVLEVLQSALEKEESEAGKEVLNQLLDNARLGLNNDVPVCQDTGTAVVFLEYGQDVSIDKGSINDAINEGVRKGYIEGYLRKSVVDDPLIKRINTKDNTPAVIHTTVVPGDKLKITVAPKGGGAENCSAIKMMTPSDGYNGVKKFVIDTVLKAGPNPCPPIVVGVGIGGNFEKAAFLAKKALIRPLNQNHPDPQFAALEKELLEEINELGIGPQGFGGRITALKVNVETFPCHIASMPVAVNINCHSTRHKSAVL, from the coding sequence TTGAGAATCATAAAGTATGACGATGTTGTGGAAACCGTCGCCAAGCTCTGTAAGGAAGCTAACTATTATCTAGGAAATGATGTACTGGAAGTATTACAATCAGCGCTGGAAAAAGAAGAATCAGAGGCTGGGAAAGAAGTATTGAACCAGCTCCTGGATAATGCGAGACTGGGTTTAAACAACGATGTCCCTGTCTGCCAGGATACAGGAACGGCCGTGGTATTCCTGGAATATGGGCAGGATGTCAGTATTGATAAAGGTTCTATCAATGATGCCATTAACGAGGGCGTCAGGAAAGGCTATATAGAGGGCTACTTAAGAAAGTCGGTGGTAGATGATCCCCTGATTAAGCGGATAAATACTAAAGACAATACTCCCGCTGTGATTCATACAACGGTGGTTCCGGGAGATAAACTTAAAATTACCGTTGCCCCTAAAGGTGGGGGAGCAGAAAACTGCAGCGCTATAAAAATGATGACGCCATCAGATGGATATAATGGGGTTAAAAAGTTTGTAATTGATACGGTCTTAAAAGCCGGCCCCAATCCTTGTCCTCCAATCGTTGTCGGGGTAGGTATAGGGGGGAATTTTGAAAAAGCTGCTTTCCTTGCCAAAAAAGCTCTCATCAGGCCATTGAACCAAAATCACCCGGATCCGCAGTTTGCAGCTTTGGAAAAAGAGTTGCTTGAGGAAATAAATGAGTTAGGGATTGGACCGCAAGGTTTTGGTGGAAGAATCACTGCCCTGAAAGTTAATGTTGAGACCTTTCCATGTCATATCGCAAGCATGCCGGTGGCAGTTAATATCAACTGCCATTCCACAAGGCACAAGAGCGCGGTTCTTTAG
- a CDS encoding Fe-S-containing hydro-lyase codes for MAEKVISAPFTDEIITSLRSGDKVFINGVIYTGRDAAHKRLAELLEEGKELPVDLRGQAMYYVGPAPAKPGQAIGSCGPTTSYRMDAYTPALLQYGLKVMLGKGARNEAVKEAMKKYKAVYLAVVGGAAALLAQCVTKAEIVAYEDLGPEAIYRLEVENLPAIVINDCYGGDLYEEGRQQWAVNK; via the coding sequence ATGGCAGAAAAGGTTATATCAGCTCCTTTTACGGATGAGATAATTACAAGTCTGCGCAGTGGTGATAAAGTTTTCATCAACGGTGTAATTTATACTGGTAGGGATGCAGCACATAAACGGCTGGCAGAGTTATTGGAAGAAGGTAAAGAACTCCCTGTTGATTTGCGTGGGCAGGCTATGTATTATGTTGGCCCTGCCCCGGCCAAACCTGGGCAAGCTATAGGTTCCTGTGGTCCTACTACCAGTTACCGTATGGATGCATATACACCGGCCCTTTTGCAGTACGGTTTAAAGGTTATGCTGGGGAAGGGAGCAAGAAACGAGGCAGTGAAAGAAGCTATGAAGAAGTATAAGGCGGTCTACCTGGCTGTAGTGGGCGGGGCTGCAGCTCTTCTAGCCCAATGTGTTACTAAAGCTGAGATTGTGGCCTATGAAGATTTAGGACCAGAAGCAATTTACCGTCTCGAAGTGGAGAACCTGCCTGCAATCGTAATTAATGATTGTTATGGTGGAGACTTATATGAAGAGGGACGCCAGCAATGGGCAGTGAATAAATAA
- a CDS encoding NAD(P)-dependent malic enzyme, which translates to MDLKEKALKLHFDNKGKIEVISKVPVKTSADLSLAYTPGVAEPCKEINKDINKVYDYTAKGNLVAVVTDGTAVLGLGDIGPEAGMPVMEGKAVLFKTFGGVDAFPICVATKEVDKIVEVVKMLEPTFGGVNLEDISAPRCFEIEERLKKETNIPIFHDDQHGTAVVVLAALINALKIVNKEISKVRIVVNGAGAAAIATVKLLISMGVSNVLLCDRSGIIYEGRKEGMNKAKEEIALATNKEKLQGSLSDALKDADVFIGLSGPGTATKEMIAGMNKDAIVMAMANPVPEIMPDEAKAGGAKVICTGRSDFPNQVNNVLAFPGIFRGALDVRATDINEEMKIAAAYAIAGLVGDELSADYVIPKALDLRVGPAVAAAVAEAAMKSGVARVKVSPEEVAENTRRLVNLNNER; encoded by the coding sequence ATGGATTTAAAAGAAAAGGCTTTAAAGCTGCATTTTGACAACAAAGGCAAAATAGAAGTAATCAGTAAAGTTCCAGTTAAAACATCTGCCGATTTGAGTCTTGCTTATACTCCTGGTGTAGCTGAACCCTGTAAGGAAATTAACAAGGACATCAACAAAGTATATGACTACACAGCTAAAGGAAACCTGGTTGCTGTAGTAACTGATGGTACTGCAGTGTTAGGTTTAGGTGACATCGGACCGGAGGCGGGTATGCCTGTCATGGAAGGTAAGGCAGTTCTTTTTAAAACTTTTGGCGGAGTAGATGCTTTTCCTATCTGTGTTGCTACAAAAGAAGTGGATAAAATTGTCGAAGTAGTGAAAATGTTAGAACCTACCTTTGGTGGGGTTAACCTAGAAGATATTTCAGCTCCCCGTTGTTTTGAAATAGAAGAAAGGCTGAAAAAGGAAACTAATATACCTATTTTCCACGATGATCAGCATGGTACCGCAGTTGTTGTTCTGGCTGCTCTGATTAATGCTTTAAAAATCGTGAATAAGGAAATTAGTAAAGTGCGGATTGTTGTTAATGGAGCAGGTGCAGCGGCCATTGCCACAGTCAAATTACTGATTAGTATGGGTGTAAGTAATGTGCTTTTGTGTGACAGGAGCGGCATCATCTATGAAGGTAGAAAAGAGGGAATGAACAAGGCTAAAGAAGAGATTGCCCTGGCTACAAACAAAGAGAAACTCCAGGGTTCCCTGTCAGATGCTTTAAAAGACGCAGACGTATTTATTGGCCTTTCCGGACCCGGGACAGCAACTAAAGAAATGATAGCTGGAATGAACAAAGACGCTATTGTCATGGCCATGGCCAATCCGGTTCCTGAAATTATGCCTGATGAAGCTAAAGCGGGGGGAGCCAAAGTAATCTGCACAGGAAGATCTGATTTCCCCAACCAGGTTAACAACGTGCTGGCCTTTCCGGGAATTTTCAGGGGTGCCTTAGATGTACGGGCTACTGACATTAACGAGGAGATGAAGATTGCAGCCGCCTATGCCATAGCAGGGTTGGTAGGAGATGAATTATCTGCAGATTATGTAATACCAAAGGCTCTTGACCTCAGGGTAGGGCCTGCCGTGGCTGCAGCGGTAGCTGAAGCCGCCATGAAAAGTGGCGTAGCCCGGGTTAAAGTCTCTCCGGAAGAAGTAGCAGAAAATACGAGAAGGCTTGTAAATCTTAATAATGAAAGATAA